In Spirochaeta thermophila DSM 6578, the following proteins share a genomic window:
- a CDS encoding mannonate dehydratase translates to MAPTIVVRWFGPKDDHVPLQWIRQVPGVEGVVSALFDIPVGEVWPKGRIEELKSLICSHGLSFEVVESVNVHEDIKLGLPSRDRYIENYILTLRNLASVGVKVVCYNFMPVFDWIRTDLAYTLDDGSSTMAYDRRLLEGKGVEDLVSAMFGQSKGFSLPGWEPERLAAVRSTIEQYRAMGEDELFDNLRYFLSAVVPECERLGIRMAIHPDDPPWGVFGLPRIVTTEENIMRILALVDSPANSCALCTGSLAARSDNDVARIIRRVGERGRLAFVHLRNLKKQGEGIFYESAHPSFCGSLDMYELVAALHGIGFDGYLRPDHGRHIWGEEGRPGYGFYDRALGIAYILGLWEGIEKSASR, encoded by the coding sequence ATGGCACCTACAATTGTGGTTCGGTGGTTCGGTCCGAAAGACGATCATGTCCCCCTCCAGTGGATCCGTCAGGTCCCGGGCGTGGAGGGGGTGGTGAGCGCCCTCTTCGATATCCCGGTGGGAGAGGTGTGGCCAAAGGGCCGCATCGAGGAATTGAAGTCCCTCATCTGCTCGCATGGGCTCTCCTTCGAGGTGGTGGAGAGCGTCAACGTGCACGAGGATATCAAACTCGGCCTCCCGTCGAGGGACAGGTACATCGAGAACTATATCCTCACGCTCAGGAACCTCGCCTCCGTGGGCGTGAAGGTGGTCTGCTACAACTTCATGCCGGTCTTCGACTGGATTCGTACGGATCTCGCCTATACCCTCGATGATGGTTCCTCCACCATGGCCTACGACCGGAGACTCCTCGAGGGCAAGGGCGTCGAAGATCTCGTGTCGGCCATGTTCGGCCAGTCCAAGGGGTTTTCCCTGCCCGGCTGGGAGCCGGAGCGGCTGGCCGCCGTCAGGAGCACCATAGAGCAGTACAGGGCCATGGGTGAGGACGAGCTCTTCGACAACCTCCGCTATTTCCTTTCCGCCGTGGTGCCGGAGTGCGAGCGTCTCGGGATCCGGATGGCCATCCATCCGGATGATCCCCCCTGGGGGGTGTTCGGGTTGCCGCGTATCGTGACCACCGAGGAGAACATCATGCGCATCCTCGCCCTGGTCGACAGTCCTGCCAACAGCTGTGCGCTTTGTACGGGGTCGCTCGCCGCGCGCTCCGACAACGATGTGGCCCGCATCATCCGGAGGGTGGGGGAACGGGGGAGACTCGCCTTCGTCCACTTGAGGAACCTCAAGAAACAGGGCGAGGGTATCTTCTACGAATCGGCGCATCCGAGTTTCTGCGGGAGCCTGGACATGTACGAGCTCGTGGCGGCGCTCCACGGGATCGGATTCGACGGCTACCTGAGACCCGATCACGGACGCCACATCTGGGGAGAGGAGGGGCGGCCGGGGTATGGTTTCTATGACCGGGCCCTGGGCATCGCCTATATCCTCGGTCTCTGGGAGGGGATAGAGAAATCAGCGTCGCGGTAG
- a CDS encoding GGDEF domain-containing protein, with protein MPMEGTNREAPGGNEDYLKYYDLLKRIGVLDELQHYRNEISNLEEIISQAVELLSKSSIEEVLEVVVQGLMDKFIPSYLTLILQEAGVEGKILVKCYERLREIPPPFEITSLDGYREFFERHPSSISFSLFEYKVPSPGLVEPLRAVEAEILVPVIGMGGVYGLIVFGKKVLGEDYTPQELAYIGRLVGFVSISLQNNIHYRSSIMDFKTGIYNASFFMRRLEEELYRVKRYGGHLGLIILDVDHFKLFNDRYGHLAGDEVLISIARDIKQNLRKGDVAARYGGEEFVVLLPGANRNAAYIVAERVRHSIELMKVYFEDKILHVTVSVGVTSCTRYRLLDPRKLIEEADQALYLSKERGRNRTTVYRKGLLSLAEEYREALLEQVRT; from the coding sequence ATGCCGATGGAAGGGACGAACAGAGAGGCTCCTGGTGGGAACGAGGACTATCTCAAGTATTATGATCTCCTGAAGCGGATCGGTGTCCTCGATGAGCTCCAGCACTACAGGAACGAGATCAGTAATCTTGAGGAGATCATCTCCCAGGCGGTGGAACTCCTCAGCAAGTCCTCGATAGAGGAGGTGCTGGAGGTGGTGGTGCAGGGGCTCATGGACAAGTTCATCCCTTCGTATCTCACCCTCATCCTCCAGGAGGCGGGGGTGGAGGGCAAGATCCTGGTGAAGTGCTATGAGCGGCTCAGGGAGATCCCACCCCCCTTCGAGATCACGAGCCTGGATGGGTACCGGGAGTTCTTCGAGCGGCATCCCTCTTCCATCAGCTTTTCGCTCTTCGAATACAAGGTGCCTTCGCCGGGGCTGGTGGAGCCGTTGCGGGCCGTGGAAGCGGAGATCCTCGTCCCGGTGATAGGGATGGGGGGGGTCTACGGGCTCATCGTCTTCGGGAAGAAGGTGCTCGGCGAGGACTATACCCCCCAGGAGCTCGCCTATATCGGACGTCTGGTGGGGTTCGTCTCGATAAGCCTCCAGAACAACATCCACTACCGCTCGTCCATCATGGACTTCAAGACGGGGATCTACAACGCCTCGTTCTTCATGAGGAGGCTCGAAGAAGAACTCTACCGGGTGAAGCGGTACGGAGGCCACCTGGGGCTCATCATCCTGGATGTGGACCACTTCAAGCTCTTCAACGACCGCTACGGCCACCTCGCCGGCGACGAGGTCCTCATCTCCATCGCGAGGGATATCAAGCAGAACCTGCGGAAGGGTGATGTGGCAGCCCGGTACGGTGGGGAGGAGTTCGTCGTGCTCCTCCCCGGGGCCAACAGGAACGCGGCCTACATCGTGGCGGAGCGGGTCCGCCACAGCATAGAGCTCATGAAGGTCTATTTCGAAGACAAGATCCTCCACGTGACGGTGAGCGTGGGCGTCACTTCTTGCACTCGATACCGTCTCCTGGATCCCCGGAAGCTCATCGAGGAGGCGGATCAGGCCCTCTATCTTTCGAAGGAGCGGGGACGGAACAGGACCACGGTCTACAGGAAAGGGCTCCTCTCCCTCGCCGAGGAGTACAGGGAGGCGCTCCTGGAGCAGGTGCGCACGTAA